The sequence CCTGCCCGCGCGGGACGCGGGGCCAGGCCGCGATGCCGACCGAGGACGGCTTCACCGCTTCCCAGATGTCGATGTACGGGTGCCCCACGACCAGCGCGTGCGGGCTCGCGACCTCCGCCGCGATCCTCGCCTCCTTCGAGCCCGGCACCAGGTGGTCGACCAGCACGCCGAGCCGCGCGTCGGGACCGGGTGCGAACTCCTCGACGATCGCGGGGAGATCGTCGACCCCCTCCAGGTACTCGACCACGACCCCCTCGATCCGCAGGTCGTCGCCCCACACCCGCTCCACCAGCTCCGCGTCGTGCCGCCCCTCCACGTAGATCCGCCCCGCCCGTGCCACGCGCGCCCGCGCGCCGGGGACCGCGACAGAGCCGGAGGCCGTGCGGGAGGGGGCCGCCGGGGTCGCGGCGGCGGGCCGTACGAGGGTGACCGCGTGGCCTTCCAGGAGGAAACCGCCCTCCGTGAGCGGGAAGACCCGCGTCTTGCCGAAACGGTCCTCCAGTGACACGACAAGCCCCTGCGCCGACTTCTCCCAGCCGGTCACCGCCCCGCAGAAGCCGCTCGTCACCTCTTCCACGACGAGATCCCGCTCCAGCGGCACCTGGGGGACGGTCCGCCGCTTCTTCCAGGGCGGGGTGAGGTCGGGGGAGTACGCGCGCATTCCCAGGACGATAGGAACATACGGCCGTCCGGGCGACCACGACACGCCGTACGGCCCTGCCGCGCCGCTCACTTCGACGGCCCCGCCGCGTCGCTCACGCCAT comes from Streptomyces sp. Tu6071 and encodes:
- a CDS encoding DUF3097 domain-containing protein, which gives rise to MRAYSPDLTPPWKKRRTVPQVPLERDLVVEEVTSGFCGAVTGWEKSAQGLVVSLEDRFGKTRVFPLTEGGFLLEGHAVTLVRPAAATPAAPSRTASGSVAVPGARARVARAGRIYVEGRHDAELVERVWGDDLRIEGVVVEYLEGVDDLPAIVEEFAPGPDARLGVLVDHLVPGSKEARIAAEVASPHALVVGHPYIDIWEAVKPSSVGIAAWPRVPRGQDWKTGICRALGWPENTGAAWQHILSRVHSYKDLEPELLGRVEELIDFVTAPDQT